From the Harpia harpyja isolate bHarHar1 chromosome 16, bHarHar1 primary haplotype, whole genome shotgun sequence genome, one window contains:
- the LOC128152428 gene encoding olfactory receptor 1020-like, translating to MGGNHTQTKFVLLGITDSPHMQAPLFGLFLLIYIVTLVGNIGIMVLVWVVPSLHTPMYFFLTHFSFADVCYSTVISPKMLADLLSENKTISFAGCMTQFHGFAFFATAECHLLAVMAYDRHVAICNPLLYVMVISSHVCRRLVASSYIIAFLSAIIYTGCTFGGSFCGPNQIDHFFCDISPVLKLTCSDTHGSEMVIFAFVAINVMGTSTIILLSYICILRTILRMRSARSRSRAFNTCASHLMAVSLFYGTIFFMYLQPMSSHSSLDKVASIFYTVVTPMLNPFIYSLRNKEVKGALSKIMENIVLLIGFLPL from the exons ATGGGAGGAAATCACACACAGACTAAATTCGTCCTTTTGGGAATTACAGACAGTCCACACATGCAGGCCCCTCTTTTTGGGTTGTTTCTATTGATTTACATTGTCACTTTGGTGGGGAACATTGGGATTATGGTCTTGGTTTGGGTGGTTCCCAGCCtgcacacccccatgtacttcttcctcacCCATTTTTCATTCGCTGATGTCTGCTATTCCACAGTCATCTCCCCCAAAATGCTAGCAGACCTGTTATCGGAGAATAAAACCATTTCTTTCGCTGGCTGCATGACGCAGTTCCACGGCTTTGCTTTCTTTGCGACTGCCGAGTGTCACCTCCTGGCCGTGATGGCCTATGACCGGCATGTTGCTATCTGCAACCCCCTGCTTTACGTGATGGTCATCTCCAGCCACGTCTGCCGGCGGCTGGTAGCATCGTCCTACATCATCGCCTTCCTCAGTGCCATCATCTACACAGGCTGCACCTTTGGGGGTTCCTTCTGCGGCCCCAACCAGATCGACCACTTCTTCTGCGACATCAGCCCCGTGCTGAAGCTCACATGCTCCGACACCCACGGCAGTGAGATGGTCATCTTTGCCTTTGTCGCCATAAATGTGATGGGCACGAGCACGATCATTTTGCTCTCCTACATCTGTATCCTCCGCACCATCCTGAGGATGCGCTCAGCACGGAGCAGATCCAGAGCCTTCAACACCTGCGCCTCCCACTTGATGGCTGTTTCCTTATTCTACGGGACAATATTCTTCATGTACCTACAACCCATGTCTAGCCACAGCAGCCTGGATAAGGTGGCCTCCATCTTCTACACCGTGGTCACCCCCATGCTCAACCCATTCATCTACAGCCTGAGGAACAAGGAGGTGAAGGGTGCTCTG TCTAAGATCATGGAAAATATTGTGCTGCTCATAGGGTTTCTGCCACTGTAA
- the LOC128153132 gene encoding olfactory receptor 1102-like has product MTEENQTEQVTELTLVGLTDNPRLQAPLFVLFLLIYFITLAGNLGMVVLIRSSSQLQSPMYFFLSHLSLLDACYSSVVAPRTLMNLLIEKKTISLASCATQLFFFIAFGATECFLLAAMAYDRYTAICNPLLYPLVMSHRVCVLLVAGSYVLGLLHSLVHTDFTFSLPFCQPAEIDHFYCSIMAVLALSCSDTRVNRHLIFGLGGLVEMVTILAVLVSYAFILSAVSKISSAKGRHKAFSTCTSHLAGVTVFHGSILALNFRPRSSDTLSTDKTFSVFYSLVVPMLNPLIYSLRNKEVKNALRDFAMWK; this is encoded by the coding sequence ATGACAGAGGAAAATCAAACCGAGCAAGTTACAGAGTTGACTCTCGTGGGACTGACAGACAACCCACGACTACAAGCGCCTTTGTTTGTGCTGTTCCTCCTCATTTACTTCATCACGCTGGCAGGGAACCTGGGCATGGTTGTGCTGATCAGGAGCAGCAGTCAACTTCAATCACCCATGTACTTTTTCCTTAGCCATTTATCTCTCCTAGATGCTTGCTACTCATCGGTGGTGGCACCGAGGACATTAATGAACCTTCTGATTGAGAAGAAAACAATCTCTCTAGCCAGCTGTGCcacccagcttttttttttcatagcttttggGGCCACGGAGTGCTTCCTTCTGGCTGCGATGGCATACGACCGCTACACGGCCATCTGCAACCCTTTGCTTTACCCATTGGTCATGTCTCACAGGGTGTGCGTCCTGCTGGTGGCTGGTTCGTACGTCCTTGGCCTGCTGCACTCTTTGGTGCACACGGACTTCACCTTCAGCCTGCCCTTCTGCCAGCCAGCCGAGATCGACCATTTCTACTGCTCCATCATGGCAGTTCTAGCGCTGTCCTGCTCCGACACCCGCGTCAACAGGCATCTGATCTTCGGCCTTGGGGGACTGGTGGAGATGGTGACCATCTTGGCTGTCCTGGTCTCCTACGCCTTCATCCTCTCTGCCGTCTCAAAGATCAGCTCTGCTAAGGGCCGGCACAAAGCCTTCTCCACTTGCACCTCTCACCTGGCTGGAGTCACCGTCTTCCACGGGTCTATCCTCGCCCTGAACTTCCGACCAAGGTCCAGCGACACCCTGAGCACGGACAAGaccttttctgtgttttactcACTGGTGGTGCCCATGCTGAACCCCCTGATCTACAGCCTCAGGAACAAGGAGGTGAAGAACGCCCTGAGGGATTTTGCCATGTGGAAGTAG
- the LOC128153111 gene encoding olfactory receptor 1044-like isoform X2, producing the protein MTPVNHTDVREFVLLGLTACLDLQVPLFLAFLAMYMVTLLGNFGIIILIRTDLHLHTPMYYFLGHLAFVDVCYSSIILPKMLVQILTEKTTISFSGCAAQLCCFVIFGVTECLLLAVMAYDRYVAICKPLLYPAIMCERMCRRLIAGSYCVGVLHAVTHTTFIFTFSFCRSNVINHYFCDIAPLLALSCSDTHTYEVVVLALVSLNCLSTMTIIFISYTYILPTILRIRSPASRTKAFSTCASHLTVVTMFYGAILFMYLRPSSTYALDENKMATLFYTVMTPTLNPLVYSLRNSEVKAALRRSVLSRISL; encoded by the exons ATGACACCTGTCAATCACACTGATGTGCGTGAGTTTGTTCTCTTGGGGCTGACTGCCTGCCTGGATCTTCAGGTTCCCCTTTTCTTGGCTTTCCTGGCCATGTACATGGTGACCCTCTTGGGGAACTTTGGGATAATTATATTAATCAGGACTGATCTTCACCTTCACACCCCCATGTACTACTTCCTCGGCCACTTGGCTTTTGTCGATGTCTGCTATTCCTCCATCATCCTCCCCAAAATGCTGGTGCAGATCTTGACGGAGAAGACGACCATCAGCTTCTCGGGGTgcgcagcccagctctgctgcttcgTTATTTTTGGGGTCACCGAGTGCCTCTTGCTGGCCGTGATGGCCTACGACAGGTATGTGGCCATCTGCAAGCCCCTCCTGTACCCCGCCATCATGTGCGAAAGGATGTGCCGGAGGCTCATCGCTGGTTCCTACTGCGTTGGCGTCTTGCACGCGGTGACGCACACCACTTTCATCTTCACTTTCTCCTTCTGCCGCTCCAATGTTATCAACCACTACTTCTGCGACATTGCCCCGCTCTTAGCTCTCTCCTGCTCCGACACCCACACCTACGAGGTGGTTGTCCTCGCTCTCGTCAGCCTAAACTGTCTCAGCACCATGACCATCATCTTTATCTCCTACACTTATATCCTCCCCACCATCCTGAGGATCCGCTCTCCGGCGAGCAGGACAAAAGCCTTCTCCACCTGCGCCTCCCACCTGACGGTCGTCACCATGTTCTATGGGGCAATCTTGTTCATGTACCTGCGCCCCAGCTCCACCTATGCGTTGGATGAGAATAAGATGGCCACGCTGTTTTACACCGTCATGACCCCCACGCTGAATCCCTTGGTCTACAGCCTGAGGAACAGTGAGGTGAAGGCTGCCCTGAGAAGA TCTGTACTGAGCagaatttctttataa
- the LOC128153111 gene encoding olfactory receptor 1044-like isoform X1, translated as MTPVNHTDVREFVLLGLTACLDLQVPLFLAFLAMYMVTLLGNFGIIILIRTDLHLHTPMYYFLGHLAFVDVCYSSIILPKMLVQILTEKTTISFSGCAAQLCCFVIFGVTECLLLAVMAYDRYVAICKPLLYPAIMCERMCRRLIAGSYCVGVLHAVTHTTFIFTFSFCRSNVINHYFCDIAPLLALSCSDTHTYEVVVLALVSLNCLSTMTIIFISYTYILPTILRIRSPASRTKAFSTCASHLTVVTMFYGAILFMYLRPSSTYALDENKMATLFYTVMTPTLNPLVYSLRNSEVKAALRRAVGKRQ; from the coding sequence ATGACACCTGTCAATCACACTGATGTGCGTGAGTTTGTTCTCTTGGGGCTGACTGCCTGCCTGGATCTTCAGGTTCCCCTTTTCTTGGCTTTCCTGGCCATGTACATGGTGACCCTCTTGGGGAACTTTGGGATAATTATATTAATCAGGACTGATCTTCACCTTCACACCCCCATGTACTACTTCCTCGGCCACTTGGCTTTTGTCGATGTCTGCTATTCCTCCATCATCCTCCCCAAAATGCTGGTGCAGATCTTGACGGAGAAGACGACCATCAGCTTCTCGGGGTgcgcagcccagctctgctgcttcgTTATTTTTGGGGTCACCGAGTGCCTCTTGCTGGCCGTGATGGCCTACGACAGGTATGTGGCCATCTGCAAGCCCCTCCTGTACCCCGCCATCATGTGCGAAAGGATGTGCCGGAGGCTCATCGCTGGTTCCTACTGCGTTGGCGTCTTGCACGCGGTGACGCACACCACTTTCATCTTCACTTTCTCCTTCTGCCGCTCCAATGTTATCAACCACTACTTCTGCGACATTGCCCCGCTCTTAGCTCTCTCCTGCTCCGACACCCACACCTACGAGGTGGTTGTCCTCGCTCTCGTCAGCCTAAACTGTCTCAGCACCATGACCATCATCTTTATCTCCTACACTTATATCCTCCCCACCATCCTGAGGATCCGCTCTCCGGCGAGCAGGACAAAAGCCTTCTCCACCTGCGCCTCCCACCTGACGGTCGTCACCATGTTCTATGGGGCAATCTTGTTCATGTACCTGCGCCCCAGCTCCACCTATGCGTTGGATGAGAATAAGATGGCCACGCTGTTTTACACCGTCATGACCCCCACGCTGAATCCCTTGGTCTACAGCCTGAGGAACAGTGAGGTGAAGGCTGCCCTGAGAAGAGCGGTTGGGAAAAGGCAGTGA
- the LOC128153110 gene encoding LOW QUALITY PROTEIN: olfactory receptor 1013-like (The sequence of the model RefSeq protein was modified relative to this genomic sequence to represent the inferred CDS: inserted 1 base in 1 codon) — protein MEERNHSSVTSFILLGFTTDPKLQLLLFMVFTLAYVTTLVGNITLIMVIRRSSRLHSPMYFFTGTLSFLDLWYSSVYTPKILLNCVSEDKSIFFAGCAAQFFVSSGLAYTECYLLAAMAYDQYVAVSSPLLYAAAMSKKLCMGLVAASYLSGFPNSTLITSRTFALSFCDTDVIDDFFCDLPPXVKLSCDVTDSYQALLYVVLTSNVILPSTLILTSCASILAAVLKMCSAEGKHKAFSTCAAHLTTVTLYYGSILLIYAWPRSTYVLQRDKVVSVFYTVMIPMLNPFIYSLRNQEVKEALKRLVKRQTAS, from the exons ATGGAAGAGAGGAACCACAGTTCGGTCACCAGCTTCATCCTCCTGGGGTTCACCACTGACCCGAAGCTGCAGCTTCTCTTGTTCATGGTGTTCACCTTAGCCTACGTCACCACCCTTGTGGGCAACATCACCCTCATCATGGTGATACGGCGTAGCTCACGGCTCCATAGCCCAATGTACTTCTTCACTGGGACCTTGTCCTTCCTGGACCTCTGGTATTCCTCCGTCTATACCCCCAAGATCCTGCTGAACTGCGTCTCCGAGGACAAAAGCATCTTCTTCGCTGGGTGTGCTGCTCAGTTCTTTGTCTCTAGTGGCTTGGCCTACACTGAGTGCTATCTGCTGGCAGCAATGGCCTACGACCAGTACGTGGCTGTCTCCAGCCCACTGCTCTACGCTGCTGCCATGTCCAAGAAGCTGTGCATGGGGCTGGTGGCTGCCTCCTACCTCAGCGGCTTTCCCAACTCCACCCTCATTACCAGCCGCACGTTTGCCCTCAGCTTTTGCGACACCGACGTCATCGATGACTTCTTCTGCGACCTGCCCC CGGTGAAGCTCTCCTGCGATGTGACAGACAGCTACCAGGCGCTCCTGTATGTCGTCCTGACCTCCAATGTCATCCTCCCCTCCACGCTCATCCTCACGTCCTGTGCCTCCATCCTGGCTGCCGTCCTGAAGATGTGCTCGGCCGAGGGGAAGCACAAAGCCTTCTCCACCTGTGCTGCCCACCTCACCACTGTCACCCTCTACTACGGCTCCATCCTCCTTATTTATGCCTGGCCCAGGTCCACCTACGTCCTTCAGAGGGACAAGGTGGTTTCTGTGTTTTACACGGTGATGATCCCCATGCTGAACCCCTTCATCTACAGCCTGAGGAACCAGGAGGTGAAGGAGGCACTGAAGAGACTGGTGAAGAGACAGACAGCTTcttaa